A stretch of the Streptosporangium sp. NBC_01755 genome encodes the following:
- a CDS encoding DUF1707 SHOCT-like domain-containing protein — translation MRVSDAEREAAVEWLRVASVEGRLTLGELTERTEAAYTALTQAELAVITADLPGGHPVSAPAYPPAEAERGGAGRRWFVAVMGSSKRRGTWRIDKPLGAVAVMGDVVLDLRQAEVRTGVVDIMATAVMGDVKIIVPDGVDVELDGIAIMGDKKVQVIEAPPGTNVPIVRVRAYVLMGDIKVVGDSRAKPLKKKWAAWREQWDQMRGELPGGSHPHQIPPPPQPWSSAHPPRPPRLPGH, via the coding sequence ATGCGGGTCTCGGACGCCGAGCGGGAGGCCGCCGTCGAATGGCTGCGGGTCGCCTCCGTCGAGGGGCGCTTGACCCTCGGTGAGCTGACCGAGCGCACCGAGGCGGCCTACACCGCCCTCACCCAGGCCGAGCTGGCCGTGATCACCGCGGACCTGCCAGGCGGCCACCCGGTGTCCGCGCCCGCCTACCCTCCGGCCGAGGCCGAGCGGGGCGGGGCGGGGCGACGCTGGTTCGTGGCGGTGATGGGCAGCTCCAAGCGGCGCGGCACATGGCGGATCGACAAGCCGCTCGGCGCCGTCGCCGTGATGGGCGACGTCGTGCTGGACCTGCGCCAGGCCGAGGTCCGTACCGGGGTGGTCGACATCATGGCCACCGCGGTCATGGGCGACGTGAAGATCATCGTCCCGGACGGAGTGGACGTCGAACTCGACGGTATCGCCATCATGGGGGACAAGAAGGTCCAGGTCATCGAGGCGCCCCCGGGAACGAACGTGCCGATCGTCCGGGTCAGAGCCTACGTCCTCATGGGGGACATCAAAGTGGTCGGAGACTCGCGGGCCAAGCCCCTCAAGAAGAAGTGGGCCGCCTGGCGGGAGCAGTGGGACCAGATGCGCGGCGAACTGCCCGGTGGATCGCACCCCCACCAGATCCCCCCGCCCCCCCAGCCTTGGAGCTCCGCGCACCCTCCCCGGCCTCCCCGGCTGCCCGGCCACTGA
- a CDS encoding ankyrin repeat domain-containing protein: MYQELLDTVTGNDAERVERLLQSGTSADPGGAEEPTALYLASSAGRVAIVRALLAHGADPNRISGGQDAGLPLCAASAWDRVETVEALLAAGADVSGRESDGWTAVLWAAANGRADAVRTLLPAGADPEDANEGGDTALTLATRRGALGVVRALLEAGAEADRPDGDGDTPLSIAYDWLGTQLESALLEQLTEQAPEGSQFVVGRSRATDGTDLVTVAAVGPDGTRVAELTCQRGHAAVATLLEDATDERLPFGEMVERAMPYRDIDEEAETWWTVASSLSRRGDGETFDAAARLCASEDPRKREFAVDVLAEFGFTEDEKPFLEEALPILRRMAATEGDERVLRSVLGALGHHADPRALPEVLEIITSDGWARTQADPAALAAVLPSGHAEGLALLISMTEDPDAEVRDWATMGLAGLAQDSEPIRDALAARLDDEDLNTVAEATRGLATRGDARAQRGADRVLAESDEDDDYVRDLVKNL; encoded by the coding sequence ATGTACCAAGAACTCCTGGACACGGTGACGGGTAACGACGCCGAGCGGGTCGAGCGGCTGCTGCAGAGCGGGACGAGCGCCGACCCCGGCGGCGCGGAAGAGCCCACCGCCCTGTACCTGGCATCGAGCGCGGGACGCGTGGCCATCGTGCGCGCGCTGCTGGCCCACGGAGCCGATCCCAACCGGATCAGCGGCGGACAGGACGCGGGGCTTCCCCTGTGCGCGGCCTCGGCCTGGGACCGCGTCGAGACCGTGGAGGCACTGCTGGCCGCCGGGGCCGACGTGTCTGGGCGGGAGTCCGACGGGTGGACCGCCGTGCTCTGGGCCGCCGCCAACGGGCGGGCCGACGCCGTCCGTACGCTGCTCCCGGCCGGGGCGGACCCCGAGGACGCCAACGAGGGCGGCGACACCGCGCTCACCCTGGCCACCCGGCGCGGTGCCCTGGGCGTCGTGCGCGCGCTGCTGGAGGCCGGCGCCGAGGCCGACCGGCCCGACGGCGACGGCGACACGCCGCTGTCCATCGCCTACGACTGGCTCGGCACCCAGCTGGAGAGCGCGCTCCTTGAGCAGCTCACCGAGCAGGCCCCCGAGGGCTCGCAGTTCGTCGTGGGCCGCAGCCGGGCCACGGACGGCACCGACCTGGTGACCGTCGCGGCGGTGGGCCCGGACGGGACCCGTGTGGCCGAGCTCACCTGCCAGCGCGGGCACGCGGCCGTCGCGACCCTGCTGGAGGACGCGACGGACGAGCGGCTGCCCTTCGGCGAGATGGTCGAGCGGGCGATGCCCTACCGCGACATCGACGAGGAGGCCGAGACCTGGTGGACCGTGGCGAGCTCGCTGAGCCGGCGCGGCGACGGCGAGACCTTCGACGCGGCGGCGCGGCTGTGCGCGAGCGAGGATCCGCGCAAGCGGGAGTTCGCCGTCGACGTGCTCGCCGAGTTCGGCTTCACCGAGGACGAGAAGCCCTTCCTGGAGGAGGCGCTGCCGATCCTGCGACGGATGGCGGCCACCGAGGGCGACGAGCGGGTGCTGCGCTCGGTGCTCGGCGCACTCGGTCACCACGCCGACCCGCGCGCCCTGCCCGAGGTGCTGGAGATCATCACCTCCGACGGCTGGGCCCGCACCCAGGCCGACCCCGCCGCGCTGGCCGCCGTCCTGCCGTCCGGCCACGCCGAGGGGCTCGCGCTGCTCATCTCGATGACCGAGGACCCCGACGCGGAGGTACGCGACTGGGCGACCATGGGCCTGGCGGGTCTGGCGCAGGACAGTGAGCCGATCCGCGACGCGCTTGCCGCCAGGCTCGACGACGAGGATCTGAACACCGTCGCCGAGGCCACCCGCGGCCTGGCCACCCGGGGTGACGCCCGCGCCCAGCGGGGCGCCGACCGCGTGCTCGCCGAGAGCGACGAGGACGACGACTACGTCCGCGACCTGGTCAAGAACCTCTGA
- a CDS encoding isovaleryl-CoA dehydrogenase: protein MTHDVFNQAHPLTGHDVSADAALMEGVEREGVGWATGELRRLGLLAGSEQAQEWGRLANENPPVLRTHDRYGRRIDEVEFHPAWHELMTVAVEGGMHATPWASARPGAHVARAAKFYVWSQVEAGHGCPISMTYASIAALRHSPALAAVWEPLLTSRSYDFGLRPPLGKRGVLAGMAMTEKQGGSDVRAGTTRAVPLSDGSYLLTGHKWFNSAPMCDVFLVLAQAPGGLSCFLLPRILPDGTRNAVQLMRLKEKLGNRSNASAEVEYHGATAHLVGEEGRGARTILEMVNMTRLDCVIGSAAGMRYGVTQAVHHARQRAAFGRKLADQPLMRNVLADLALESEAATALMTRLAGATDRAVSGDRAEAALRRTALAVSKYWVCKRAPVHAAEALECLGGNGYVEESQMPRLFRDSPLNGIWEGSGNVAALDVLRALGREPEAQEAFFAEVSLASGADRHLDAAVDRLRKSLDDTTDIEARARSVAENMALVLQGSLLVRLAPAAVADAFCVSRLSGDAGRAFGTLPAGLDLAPLIDRASC from the coding sequence GTGACCCATGACGTCTTCAACCAGGCACATCCGCTCACCGGGCACGACGTGTCCGCCGACGCCGCCCTCATGGAAGGCGTGGAGCGGGAGGGCGTGGGATGGGCCACCGGGGAGCTGCGCAGGCTCGGTCTCCTCGCCGGTTCCGAGCAGGCCCAGGAGTGGGGACGGCTGGCGAACGAGAATCCGCCCGTGCTGCGCACCCACGACAGGTACGGGCGGCGGATCGACGAGGTGGAGTTCCATCCCGCCTGGCACGAGCTGATGACCGTCGCCGTCGAGGGCGGCATGCACGCCACCCCGTGGGCGAGCGCCAGGCCGGGCGCGCACGTGGCCCGCGCCGCCAAGTTCTATGTCTGGAGCCAGGTCGAGGCCGGGCACGGCTGCCCGATCTCGATGACCTACGCGTCGATCGCCGCGCTGCGCCACAGCCCGGCGCTCGCCGCCGTCTGGGAGCCGCTGCTGACCTCGCGGAGCTACGACTTCGGGCTGCGCCCGCCGCTGGGCAAGCGCGGCGTGCTCGCCGGGATGGCGATGACCGAGAAGCAGGGCGGCTCCGACGTGCGGGCCGGCACCACCCGCGCCGTGCCGCTGAGCGACGGAAGCTACCTGCTGACCGGGCACAAGTGGTTCAACTCCGCCCCGATGTGCGACGTGTTCCTGGTTCTCGCCCAGGCCCCCGGCGGGCTGTCCTGCTTCCTGCTCCCCCGGATCCTGCCGGACGGCACCCGCAACGCCGTCCAGCTGATGCGGCTGAAGGAGAAGCTGGGCAACCGGTCCAACGCCAGCGCCGAGGTGGAGTACCACGGTGCGACGGCCCATCTGGTGGGCGAGGAGGGCAGGGGCGCGCGGACCATCCTGGAGATGGTCAACATGACCCGGCTGGACTGCGTGATCGGCTCCGCGGCCGGCATGCGGTACGGCGTCACGCAGGCGGTTCACCACGCCAGGCAGCGCGCCGCGTTCGGCAGGAAGCTCGCCGACCAGCCGCTGATGCGCAACGTGCTGGCCGACCTGGCCCTGGAGTCGGAGGCGGCGACCGCCCTGATGACGCGGCTGGCCGGCGCCACCGACCGGGCCGTCTCCGGCGACCGCGCCGAGGCCGCGCTGCGCCGCACCGCGCTGGCCGTGAGCAAGTACTGGGTCTGCAAGCGCGCTCCGGTGCACGCGGCCGAGGCGCTGGAGTGCCTGGGCGGCAACGGCTACGTCGAGGAGTCGCAGATGCCCCGGCTGTTCCGCGATTCGCCGCTGAACGGCATCTGGGAGGGCTCGGGGAACGTCGCGGCACTGGACGTGCTGCGCGCCCTGGGCCGCGAGCCCGAGGCACAGGAGGCGTTCTTCGCCGAGGTCTCGCTCGCCTCCGGCGCCGACCGCCACCTGGACGCCGCCGTCGACCGTCTGCGTAAGTCCCTGGACGACACGACGGACATCGAGGCCCGCGCCCGGAGTGTCGCCGAGAACATGGCCCTGGTGCTGCAGGGGTCGCTGCTCGTGCGGCTGGCGCCGGCGGCCGTCGCCGACGCCTTCTGCGTCTCCCGCCTGTCCGGCGACGCGGGCCGCGCCTTCGGCACGCTGCCCGCGGGGCTGGATCTGGCCCCCCTCATCGACCGCGCCTCCTGCTGA
- a CDS encoding OsmC family peroxiredoxin, producing the protein MATTRTATTQWKGALLDGAGSVSLDSSGVGTFDVSWPSRAEQAGGKTSPEELIAAAHSSCFSMALSHGLAQAGTPPQTVETRADVTFQPGEGITGIVISVRAQVDGLTAEQFQEAAENAKANCPVSKALAGTTISLNAELLS; encoded by the coding sequence ATGGCGACGACACGCACCGCGACGACCCAGTGGAAGGGCGCGCTGCTCGACGGGGCGGGCAGCGTCTCCCTCGACTCCTCCGGGGTGGGCACGTTCGACGTGTCCTGGCCCTCGCGTGCCGAGCAGGCAGGCGGCAAGACCTCTCCGGAGGAGCTCATCGCGGCCGCGCACTCCTCGTGCTTCTCGATGGCCCTGTCCCACGGGCTGGCCCAGGCGGGCACCCCGCCGCAGACCGTGGAGACCAGGGCCGACGTGACCTTCCAGCCGGGTGAGGGCATCACCGGGATCGTCATCTCGGTCCGCGCCCAGGTCGACGGCCTGACCGCCGAGCAGTTCCAGGAGGCGGCCGAGAACGCCAAGGCGAACTGCCCGGTGAGCAAGGCCCTCGCGGGCACGACGATCAGCCTCAACGCCGAGCTGCTGAGCTGA